A single genomic interval of Aedes aegypti strain LVP_AGWG chromosome 1, AaegL5.0 Primary Assembly, whole genome shotgun sequence harbors:
- the LOC5574626 gene encoding protein D3, with translation MSREKLISTTTVALYGLLLVQLISCCSAEETNSKMVNVQAAFSEHEVVPDVVDAAPKELLKVSYPSGVFANGGDELTPTQVKDQPNLEWSADPNAFYTLFMVDPDAPNRQDPKFRSVCHWYVGNIPGDKVDQGDHRIAFVGSGPPQGSGLHRYIFLVYKQTDGRVDLSEAPRTSNRSRNNRLNFQHKDYVKKYNLGELVAGNFYRAQFDDYVPTLHAQLSSGTE, from the exons ATGTCACGAGAGAAGCTCATTTCGACAACGACAGTGGCTCTTTATGGGCTGCTGCTGGTTCAGTTGATTAGCTGCTGCAGTGCCGAGGAGACTAATAGCAAAATGGTGAACGTTCAGGCGGCATTCTCCGAGCACGAAGTTGTTCCCGATGTGGTGGATGCAGCTCCGAAAGAACTGTTGAAG GTATCCTATCCCAGCGGTGTATTTGCCAACGGAGGCGATGAGCTCACACCGACACAGGTGAAGGATCAACCAAATCTGGAATGGTCGGCCGATCCAAATGCTTTCTACACCCTGTTCATGGTGGACCCGGATGCTCCCAACCGGCAAGATCCAAAGTTCCGCTCCGTTTGCCACTGGTACGTGGGAAACATCCCCGGAGATAAGGTCGACCAGGGAGATCATCGCATTGCGTTCGTGGGATCAGGGCCACCCCAAGGCAGCGGACTTCACCGGTATATCTTCCTGGTGTACAAGCAAACCGATGGACGGGTTGACCTATCGGAGGCACCGCGCACTTCCAATCGAAGTCGGAACAACCGGCTGAACTTCCAGCACAAGGACTACGTGAAGAAGTACAACCTGGGCGAACTCGTGGCGGGCAATTTCTATCGGGCACAGTTCGACGACTATGTGCCGACCCTGCACGCCCAGTTGTCCTCTGGGACGGAGTAA